A genomic window from Clostridium aceticum includes:
- the uxaC gene encoding glucuronate isomerase has protein sequence MTKFMNEDFLLESKSANILFHTFAKNVPIFDYHCHLDPKEIYEDKHFEDLAELWLGGDHYKWRLMRANGTAEKFITGEGSGYEKFRAFASCMPYAMGNPLYHWSHLELQRYFNIEETLSEKTAKDIWNKANARIKQPNFSARQLIKDSNVHALCTTDDPADSLEYHLKLKNDTSFKTKVLPAMRPDKALDITSEGFIDYMNLLADVANMPISNFEELCIALKQRIAFFHEVGCKASDHGFTDLPYEAYTKDEIETIFKKAMKGSKLTQKEVDQYKTALLIFLGSEYKKKNWVMELHISALRNNSTRSLLKVGINAGFDSIHDADMAVNLSKLLDHLEKQGDLPKTILFTMNPKDNWVIASMAGNFQSDEAISKMQFGTAWWMQDHRDGMQEHMKCFANSGLLGRFIGMLTDSRSFVSYTRHEYFRRILCNLIGGWIENGEYADDLDEVGKIIEDICLNNARRYFEV, from the coding sequence ATGACAAAATTTATGAATGAAGATTTTCTTCTAGAAAGTAAATCAGCAAACATATTGTTTCATACATTTGCCAAAAATGTACCAATATTTGATTATCATTGTCACCTAGATCCAAAAGAAATTTATGAAGATAAGCATTTTGAAGATTTAGCAGAATTATGGCTTGGGGGAGATCATTACAAATGGCGTCTAATGCGGGCCAATGGAACAGCAGAAAAATTCATAACAGGAGAAGGTAGTGGCTATGAAAAGTTTAGAGCATTTGCTTCCTGCATGCCCTATGCGATGGGTAATCCACTTTACCATTGGTCTCATTTAGAACTGCAAAGATATTTTAACATAGAGGAAACACTTAGTGAAAAGACCGCTAAAGACATATGGAATAAAGCAAATGCTAGAATTAAGCAGCCGAACTTTTCTGCCCGTCAATTAATAAAGGATTCCAATGTACATGCCCTTTGTACTACGGACGACCCAGCTGATAGTCTTGAATATCATCTAAAGCTTAAGAATGATACTAGTTTTAAAACAAAAGTATTACCTGCAATGCGACCGGATAAGGCTTTAGATATAACCAGCGAAGGGTTTATAGATTATATGAACCTATTAGCTGATGTTGCCAATATGCCAATTTCAAACTTTGAAGAACTTTGTATAGCATTGAAACAGCGAATTGCTTTTTTTCATGAGGTAGGCTGTAAAGCAAGCGATCATGGATTTACCGATCTTCCTTATGAAGCTTATACAAAGGATGAAATAGAGACAATCTTTAAAAAGGCAATGAAGGGCAGTAAACTTACGCAAAAGGAAGTGGATCAATACAAGACAGCGCTATTGATTTTCTTAGGAAGTGAATACAAAAAAAAGAACTGGGTTATGGAGTTGCACATAAGTGCTCTACGTAACAACAGTACAAGAAGTTTATTGAAAGTAGGCATTAATGCAGGGTTTGATTCTATTCATGATGCTGATATGGCAGTGAATCTTTCAAAGCTTTTAGATCACCTTGAAAAGCAAGGGGACTTACCTAAGACAATACTGTTTACCATGAATCCCAAAGATAATTGGGTTATAGCCAGTATGGCAGGTAACTTTCAATCGGATGAAGCAATAAGCAAAATGCAGTTTGGAACTGCTTGGTGGATGCAGGATCATAGAGATGGGATGCAGGAGCATATGAAGTGTTTTGCTAATTCTGGTCTGTTAGGTAGATTTATAGGGATGCTTACTGACTCTAGAAGTTTTGTTTCTTATACCAGACATGAATATTTTAGGCGTATACTGTGTAATCTTATAGGCGGGTGGATAGAAAACGGAGAATATGCAGATGACTTGGACGAGGTAGGAAAAATTATAGAAGATATTTGCCTAAATAACGCAAGAAGATACTTTGAGGTCTAA
- the uxuA gene encoding mannonate dehydratase: MKMTLRWFGSKYDTVTLEQIRQIPGCVGVITTLYDAKPGEVWSREAIRVMKEEVEAAGLEVSGIESVNIHDDIKIGLPTRDKYIANYIETLENLGKEGIDLVCYNFMPVFDWTRSDLAKERPDGSTVLSYDQELIDRIDPTRMFEEMDANSNGFPLPGWEPERLARIKELFEMYKGVDEEKLFENLIYFLKAIMPTCEKYGVKMAIHMDDPAWSVFGLPRIINNKKNIQRMLDAVPVVNNGLTLCTGSLGSDPNNDIPDIIRSFKGRVHFGHVRNLIHYGPGKFDEAAHLSSDGSLDMYEIMKAFYDIGMEGPIRPDHGRMIWGEKAMPGYGLYDRALGATYLNGIWEAIDKADKK; encoded by the coding sequence ATGAAAATGACACTAAGATGGTTTGGGAGCAAGTATGACACTGTAACACTAGAACAAATCAGACAGATTCCTGGTTGTGTAGGTGTTATTACAACTCTTTATGATGCTAAGCCTGGAGAAGTATGGAGTCGAGAAGCAATTAGGGTAATGAAAGAAGAGGTAGAAGCAGCAGGTCTAGAAGTAAGTGGTATTGAGAGTGTAAATATCCATGATGATATAAAAATCGGTCTTCCAACAAGAGATAAATACATCGCAAATTATATTGAAACCCTTGAAAACTTAGGCAAGGAAGGGATAGATTTAGTATGTTATAACTTTATGCCGGTATTTGACTGGACGAGATCTGACCTTGCTAAGGAAAGACCTGATGGTTCTACAGTTCTTTCTTATGATCAAGAGCTTATTGATAGAATCGATCCTACGAGGATGTTTGAAGAAATGGATGCCAACTCTAATGGATTTCCTTTACCGGGCTGGGAGCCAGAAAGACTTGCAAGGATTAAGGAATTATTTGAAATGTACAAAGGTGTGGATGAAGAAAAATTATTTGAAAATCTTATATACTTCCTAAAGGCAATCATGCCAACTTGTGAAAAATACGGGGTGAAGATGGCTATTCATATGGATGATCCAGCATGGTCTGTATTTGGTTTGCCAAGAATTATAAACAATAAGAAAAATATTCAAAGAATGTTGGATGCAGTACCTGTGGTAAACAATGGGCTAACCTTATGTACAGGATCACTTGGATCTGACCCCAATAATGATATTCCAGATATCATTAGAAGTTTTAAAGGAAGAGTTCATTTTGGTCATGTTAGAAACCTTATTCATTATGGACCAGGCAAGTTTGATGAGGCAGCCCATCTTTCTTCCGATGGCTCATTGGATATGTATGAAATCATGAAGGCCTTCTACGACATCGGTATGGAGGGACCTATCAGACCCGACCACGGAAGAATGATTTGGGGAGAAAAGGCTATGCCGGGCTATGGTTTATACGATAGAGCTTTAGGGGCAACCTACTTAAATGGTATATGGGAAGCCATTGATAAAGCAGATAAGAAGTAA
- a CDS encoding mannitol dehydrogenase family protein, which translates to MKLNLNALKDVAAWETAGFKLPKFDLEKVTANTKANPNWIHFGAGNIFRALTANAQQNILNEGKSDKGIIVAEGFDYEIIEKMYRPHDNLTALVTLKANGSIEKTVIASIVESLVVDAENEENWNRLKDIFINPSLQMASFTITEKGYSLKDAKGEYLSAVAEDFKKGPQAPVSYIGKLSSLVYERYIHGKQPLALVSMDNCSHNGTRLHEAVKAFAETWEEKGLVNEGFTAYINDPKCIAFPWSMIDKITPRPDPSVKEMLKKDGFEDVEDVITSKNTYVAPFVNAEEPEYLIIEDLFPNDRPNLQEGGIIFTDRETVDKVEKMKVCTCLNPLHTALAVYGCLLGYTLISEEMKDNELKRLVEKIGYVEGLPVVVNPGIIEPKKFIDEVLQVRIPNPFMPDTPQRIATDTSQKLGIRFGETIKAYMQREDLDVTDLKLIPLVLAGWCRYLMGMDDNGNKMELSPDPLLEEITPYVASITLGDKGPFHEALKPILSNSAIFGVNLYEAGLGEVVEKYFEELVASKGAVRETLKKYVY; encoded by the coding sequence ATGAAACTAAATTTAAATGCCCTAAAGGATGTTGCAGCTTGGGAAACTGCCGGGTTTAAGCTTCCTAAATTTGATCTAGAGAAAGTAACAGCAAATACTAAAGCAAATCCTAATTGGATTCATTTTGGGGCAGGAAATATTTTTAGAGCCCTTACAGCAAATGCTCAGCAAAATATTTTAAATGAGGGAAAAAGTGATAAAGGAATTATTGTAGCAGAGGGATTTGACTATGAGATCATAGAAAAAATGTATAGACCTCATGACAACTTAACAGCACTTGTTACCCTAAAGGCCAATGGAAGTATTGAGAAGACCGTCATTGCTAGTATTGTAGAATCCTTGGTAGTAGATGCAGAGAATGAAGAAAACTGGAATAGATTAAAGGACATTTTTATAAATCCAAGCCTGCAAATGGCAAGTTTTACAATTACTGAAAAGGGCTATAGCTTAAAGGATGCTAAAGGCGAATACTTATCAGCTGTAGCAGAGGATTTTAAAAAGGGCCCTCAGGCTCCCGTAAGCTATATTGGTAAATTATCCTCCCTTGTTTACGAAAGATATATCCATGGTAAACAACCACTTGCTTTAGTAAGCATGGATAACTGTTCACATAATGGTACGAGACTTCATGAGGCGGTAAAGGCCTTTGCTGAAACATGGGAAGAAAAGGGTCTAGTAAATGAGGGCTTTACAGCATATATCAATGATCCAAAATGTATAGCTTTTCCTTGGTCCATGATCGATAAAATCACCCCAAGACCTGATCCCAGCGTAAAAGAGATGCTTAAAAAGGATGGATTTGAGGATGTAGAAGATGTGATTACATCGAAAAATACTTATGTAGCTCCCTTTGTAAATGCAGAGGAACCAGAGTATTTAATCATAGAGGATTTATTCCCAAATGACAGACCAAACCTTCAAGAGGGTGGTATCATTTTTACGGATAGAGAAACCGTTGATAAAGTAGAAAAAATGAAGGTTTGTACCTGCCTTAATCCTCTCCATACAGCACTTGCTGTGTATGGCTGTCTATTAGGCTACACTTTGATTTCCGAGGAAATGAAGGATAATGAATTAAAAAGACTTGTAGAGAAGATAGGTTATGTAGAAGGCTTGCCTGTGGTTGTAAATCCAGGCATTATCGAGCCAAAGAAGTTTATCGATGAAGTACTGCAAGTGAGAATTCCTAATCCATTTATGCCGGATACACCACAAAGAATTGCAACGGATACTTCTCAAAAGTTAGGGATTCGCTTTGGAGAAACCATAAAGGCATATATGCAAAGAGAAGATCTAGACGTTACAGATTTAAAACTCATCCCTCTTGTTTTAGCTGGATGGTGTAGATATCTTATGGGCATGGATGACAATGGAAATAAAATGGAACTAAGTCCTGATCCTCTCCTTGAGGAGATAACCCCTTATGTTGCATCGATTACTCTCGGAGACAAAGGGCCCTTCCATGAAGCCTTAAAGCCGATTTTATCTAATTCTGCAATTTTTGGGGTAAATCTTTATGAAGCTGGCTTAGGAGAAGTAGTAGAGAAGTATTTTGAAGAATTAGTAGCATCTAAAGGAGCAGTTAGAGAAACCTTAAAAAAATATGTGTACTAA
- a CDS encoding ABC transporter ATP-binding protein, with the protein MERQPIIDIKGLKKSYEGKEVLKGIDLKVYEGQIIGYIGPNGAGKSTTVKILLGIVEGYEGEIKIFGKDISQDPIQYKKRIGYIPETAEIYDSLTAYEYLTFIGEVYGMALKMANERAKKLMHLFGIEEVYHSRIASFSKGMKQKILIIASLIHDPDILFLDEPLSGLDANSVMIFKEILAALALQGKTIFYSSHIMEVVEKISSRIILLNDGRIVADGSFEELKKQSVEGSLEEIFNQLTGFNQHKEIAKAFVDVLQDREVKDEGI; encoded by the coding sequence ATGGAAAGACAGCCTATTATAGATATCAAGGGTTTAAAGAAAAGCTATGAAGGAAAAGAGGTACTGAAGGGTATTGATCTCAAAGTATATGAGGGTCAAATTATAGGTTATATTGGTCCTAATGGAGCTGGAAAAAGCACAACTGTTAAAATTTTATTGGGCATCGTAGAAGGATACGAAGGAGAAATAAAAATATTTGGGAAAGATATTTCCCAAGACCCTATACAGTATAAGAAGAGAATAGGGTACATACCAGAGACAGCAGAAATATACGATAGCCTAACGGCATATGAATATCTTACCTTTATTGGAGAAGTATATGGTATGGCGTTGAAGATGGCCAACGAAAGGGCGAAAAAACTAATGCATCTCTTTGGGATCGAAGAGGTGTATCATTCACGGATTGCATCTTTTTCAAAGGGAATGAAACAAAAAATTCTTATCATCGCTAGTCTAATACATGATCCTGACATTTTGTTTTTAGATGAACCCCTCAGCGGCTTAGATGCCAACAGTGTGATGATCTTTAAAGAGATTCTAGCAGCGTTGGCACTGCAAGGGAAAACAATTTTTTATTCTTCTCACATTATGGAGGTTGTAGAGAAAATCAGCAGTAGGATTATACTATTAAATGATGGTAGAATTGTGGCTGACGGTAGCTTTGAGGAATTAAAGAAACAAAGCGTAGAGGGTTCTCTTGAAGAAATATTTAATCAGCTTACAGGCTTTAATCAACACAAGGAAATTGCTAAGGCTTTTGTGGATGTACTACAGGATAGGGAGGTAAAGGATGAAGGAATTTAA
- a CDS encoding arsenate reductase ArsC: MKKKVAFVCVHNSCRSQIAEGWAKKLGGHVLEVYSAGTENYPEVKPGAVQVMEEVGVAMSGHYPKLLSDIPEELDILITMGCNVACPFVPCSHSEDWGLEDPSGGPIEGFRKTRDLIKAKVEDLIKRVENKEI; the protein is encoded by the coding sequence ATGAAGAAAAAAGTAGCATTTGTATGTGTTCATAACTCTTGTCGTTCGCAAATAGCAGAAGGATGGGCAAAAAAGCTAGGGGGCCATGTATTGGAGGTATACTCAGCTGGGACAGAAAATTATCCAGAAGTAAAGCCAGGAGCAGTTCAGGTAATGGAGGAAGTTGGTGTAGCTATGAGTGGACACTATCCTAAGCTTTTAAGTGATATTCCAGAGGAACTAGATATTTTGATTACCATGGGTTGTAATGTAGCATGTCCCTTTGTTCCATGCAGTCATAGTGAGGATTGGGGACTTGAAGACCCATCAGGTGGACCTATTGAAGGCTTTAGAAAAACTAGAGATTTAATTAAGGCAAAGGTAGAAGATCTTATTAAAAGGGTGGAAAATAAAGAAATATAG
- a CDS encoding DUF2089 domain-containing protein — protein sequence MKYKAPSQCPICRDELSITKMSCSTCKSSLEGDFTGCKFCKLPGEQLEFIEVFIKCRGNIKDVEKELGISYPTVRNRLEGVIQALGYGVEKIEDRTDDRFSQNMAEKRQRILTALENGELTSEEAAQQLRKLGK from the coding sequence ATGAAGTATAAAGCTCCAAGTCAATGTCCTATCTGTCGTGATGAGTTAAGTATTACTAAAATGAGTTGTTCTACATGTAAAAGTAGTTTAGAGGGGGATTTTACAGGCTGCAAATTTTGTAAACTTCCAGGAGAACAACTTGAATTTATCGAGGTTTTTATAAAATGCAGAGGGAATATTAAGGACGTAGAAAAAGAACTGGGAATTTCTTACCCTACAGTGCGAAATAGACTTGAGGGAGTCATACAGGCTTTGGGATATGGCGTTGAGAAAATAGAGGATCGGACTGACGATAGATTTTCACAAAATATGGCTGAGAAAAGACAACGTATACTTACTGCATTGGAAAATGGTGAATTAACTTCAGAGGAAGCGGCACAACAGCTTCGAAAACTAGGTAAGTAA
- a CDS encoding SHOCT-like domain-containing protein: MQNEKLKILEMIQEGKISSEEGLELLNALQEGDKTAKSILLDKSNAKNKERFLRVRVSGDGIGVKKVDVNIPLSLLKVASKFVNMGMGMIPKEAKEEMEKNGVDISKIDFDELIQLMDQGLSDGKLVDVDINDPEEGRIRVEVYVD, translated from the coding sequence ATGCAAAATGAAAAGCTTAAAATTCTTGAAATGATTCAGGAGGGAAAGATATCCTCTGAAGAAGGGCTGGAATTGCTTAATGCACTACAGGAAGGAGATAAAACGGCGAAAAGCATCCTCTTGGATAAAAGTAATGCAAAAAACAAAGAAAGGTTTCTAAGAGTACGGGTATCCGGAGATGGCATAGGGGTTAAAAAGGTAGATGTTAATATTCCTTTGAGTCTTTTAAAGGTAGCTTCAAAGTTTGTGAATATGGGGATGGGTATGATTCCCAAAGAAGCAAAAGAAGAGATGGAGAAAAATGGCGTTGATATATCAAAAATTGATTTTGACGAATTAATACAACTAATGGACCAAGGGTTATCGGATGGAAAGTTAGTAGATGTAGATATAAACGATCCTGAAGAGGGAAGAATTCGGGTAGAAGTTTATGTTGACTAA
- a CDS encoding flavin reductase family protein, with the protein MYKEVKFTDVSKELLEQLQKGGFLTVKRDDEVNTMTIAWGSLGFMWKKPIFTAMVRYSRHTYELMESTKNFTVSLPLKGQLEKELKLCGSKSGRDTNKIQECNLTLKEGFLEDSVIIDECDLHLECRIVYKQGMDAATLSSEINDSCYANNDYHVLYYGEIVKAYIK; encoded by the coding sequence TTGTATAAAGAGGTTAAATTTACAGATGTTTCAAAGGAACTTTTAGAACAACTTCAAAAAGGAGGGTTCTTAACTGTTAAGAGAGATGACGAAGTAAATACGATGACAATAGCTTGGGGTTCTCTAGGCTTCATGTGGAAAAAACCCATTTTTACTGCCATGGTTAGATATTCCCGTCATACGTATGAACTTATGGAAAGCACCAAAAATTTTACTGTAAGCCTTCCTTTAAAAGGACAGTTGGAAAAAGAGTTGAAACTATGTGGCTCAAAATCCGGTAGAGATACGAATAAAATTCAAGAATGTAATCTTACCTTAAAAGAGGGTTTTCTTGAAGATTCAGTTATCATAGATGAATGTGATCTGCACTTAGAATGTAGGATTGTCTATAAGCAGGGGATGGATGCAGCTACGCTTTCTTCAGAAATCAATGATAGCTGCTATGCCAACAATGATTATCATGTGCTGTATTACGGTGAGATTGTAAAGGCATATATAAAATAA
- a CDS encoding WG repeat-containing protein, with translation MFLDSKELRGRERFSGAGLYPAAITEVGGTKWGYIDRSGKFFIQPTFDAAEDFQDNGLAIVTKDCLSGIIDITGCYIVEPKYDNISAYSEGRAVVWEKGLAKMIDEKGKEIFQTEGSIGAMKENRAWLNKNIDDSSWLGGYVDRDGNVIVSPQYSATGDFKCGKAVVELKNSQGYAIIDLDGKILNTFNYAFVGDLGNGLLPYKETTDGKFGFIDEKGKVIISPQFDGAQPFENCRAVVVNYKDYWPYYGLIDTRGNQVIPLKYNEVKFIGEGRVAVGIPLSRESSFAGSKCAIADLNGKFVTDFLYTYITEYKRGYLSVSDGVTTFFIDKYGRRALELPRVEGEGTLSFIDDLIKVNIDNRTAYLDLSGEIVWKQSKDVVLNHQYVVRSIKYKPRRDYIVYYPQIEGMKDREAQRKVNKRLKEMSLSKGMDGEDFEYSYDSDFTVTFFKKDLVIIEISGYLYPYGAAHGMPSRVYAHIDLKTGKFYELTDLFKKDSDYVKVLSDIIKQQIIQQGEDSPVWLDEYKGIKPDQPFFITEDALNIYFLPYEIAPYAAGFPTFTIPFKEIMSLIDVKGAFWQSFH, from the coding sequence ATGTTTTTGGATTCAAAGGAATTAAGGGGCAGGGAAAGATTTTCAGGTGCAGGACTATATCCTGCAGCGATTACTGAAGTAGGAGGTACAAAGTGGGGATATATAGATAGGAGCGGAAAGTTTTTTATCCAACCAACCTTTGATGCAGCAGAAGATTTTCAAGATAATGGATTAGCTATCGTCACAAAAGATTGTCTTTCAGGAATTATTGATATTACTGGGTGTTATATTGTTGAGCCAAAGTATGATAATATTTCTGCTTATAGTGAAGGAAGAGCTGTGGTTTGGGAAAAAGGTCTTGCGAAAATGATAGATGAAAAAGGGAAAGAAATTTTCCAGACAGAAGGCTCCATCGGTGCTATGAAAGAAAATAGAGCATGGTTAAATAAAAATATCGATGATAGCAGTTGGTTGGGAGGATATGTGGATAGAGATGGAAACGTAATTGTTTCTCCCCAATACTCAGCCACTGGTGACTTTAAATGTGGTAAAGCTGTTGTTGAATTGAAAAACAGCCAAGGTTACGCCATTATAGATCTAGATGGGAAAATACTTAATACATTTAACTATGCCTTCGTTGGTGACTTGGGTAATGGGTTATTGCCTTATAAAGAAACTACGGATGGGAAATTTGGGTTTATAGATGAAAAAGGGAAAGTCATTATATCTCCACAATTTGACGGAGCACAACCCTTTGAAAATTGCAGAGCTGTGGTTGTTAATTACAAAGATTATTGGCCTTACTATGGTTTGATAGATACTAGGGGAAATCAAGTTATACCGCTAAAATATAATGAAGTCAAGTTTATAGGTGAGGGTAGAGTGGCAGTTGGAATACCCCTTAGTAGAGAAAGCAGTTTTGCAGGTTCTAAATGTGCTATTGCAGATTTAAATGGCAAATTTGTTACAGACTTTCTTTACACCTATATCACAGAATACAAACGGGGATACTTATCTGTAAGTGATGGCGTAACAACATTCTTTATTGATAAGTATGGAAGAAGAGCCTTAGAATTACCTAGGGTGGAGGGGGAAGGCACCCTTTCCTTTATTGATGATTTGATCAAAGTAAATATTGATAATAGAACTGCTTACTTAGATTTAAGTGGAGAGATCGTATGGAAGCAAAGTAAGGATGTAGTGTTGAATCACCAGTATGTAGTAAGAAGCATAAAGTACAAACCTAGAAGGGATTATATCGTATATTATCCTCAAATAGAAGGAATGAAGGATCGTGAAGCACAAAGAAAAGTCAATAAGCGACTTAAGGAAATGTCTTTAAGTAAGGGAATGGATGGAGAAGATTTTGAGTATAGTTATGACAGTGATTTCACTGTGACCTTTTTTAAAAAAGACTTAGTGATAATAGAAATATCCGGTTATTTATATCCTTATGGTGCAGCTCATGGTATGCCTTCACGGGTTTATGCTCATATTGATCTAAAGACAGGAAAATTCTATGAACTTACAGATCTTTTCAAAAAGGACAGCGATTATGTAAAAGTATTAAGCGATATTATAAAACAGCAGATTATTCAGCAGGGAGAAGATTCTCCAGTTTGGCTTGATGAGTATAAAGGGATTAAGCCAGATCAGCCCTTCTTTATAACAGAAGATGCTTTAAATATCTATTTCCTGCCCTATGAGATAGCCCCTTATGCTGCAGGTTTTCCTACCTTCACAATACCTTTTAAAGAGATTATGAGTTTGATTGATGTTAAAGGGGCATTTTGGCAATCTTTTCATTAA
- a CDS encoding indolepyruvate ferredoxin oxidoreductase subunit alpha, with product METSLKHKRVLTGNEAIARGFYEAGGTIAASYPGSPTVEVLEKLKEYKELYAEFSTNEKVALEVAIGGSFYGARSMAIMKHVGVNIALDPLMTFTQTPTNGGFLLVTGDDPGLASSQNEQDNRLLGKFANMGILDVADSQEAKDFTKKALEISEAFSAPMMLRITSRVCHSRSTVTVEERQEVKAKGINYDKEKFCMIPPGSIKAQIFMRERLNKLEEYAYTTDLNRLELKEDTDTLIITSGLVYYNLKELDPNASIWKLGLIYPISEKKAKEITSKFKKVIVIEEMMPFIENELKLMGIHCEGKKHFSFTGELDIQNIAEGLYEAGILPEKKVYAKRFVETVPRAPLFCTGCPHRPTFDLLKKSKAKVVIGDIGCYSLAMLFPFEQSNIIISMGASIGITKGLRKAMSKDDQDEPLVAVIGDGTFFHSGLSTFVNMLHRKEDKENITLIVLDNRTTAMTGGQPNASSGLYNERDDMKVGIKTLLESLGFDRVKEINQYDYKAAEKIFKEEIAYEGLSIIVANGPCALKYNMEKPHFYVDPNICISCRACIRTNCPPLRMIKYEGIEKLKSSIDKDMCVGCSVCAQVCPVNAIKSSKNIGREDEKVDN from the coding sequence ATGGAAACAAGTTTAAAACATAAAAGGGTATTGACGGGGAACGAAGCAATTGCCAGAGGATTCTATGAAGCTGGAGGGACGATAGCTGCCAGTTACCCAGGGTCTCCAACGGTAGAAGTCCTAGAAAAGCTAAAGGAATATAAAGAACTTTATGCAGAATTCTCTACAAACGAAAAGGTAGCATTAGAAGTAGCTATTGGAGGCTCCTTTTACGGTGCCAGGTCTATGGCTATCATGAAGCATGTAGGTGTGAATATAGCATTAGATCCCCTGATGACTTTTACCCAAACCCCTACCAATGGAGGATTTTTACTAGTAACAGGAGATGATCCAGGATTAGCTAGTTCACAAAATGAACAGGATAATAGATTGCTAGGGAAGTTTGCTAATATGGGGATATTAGATGTCGCCGATAGTCAAGAGGCAAAGGATTTTACAAAAAAGGCTTTGGAAATCAGCGAGGCCTTCTCTGCTCCTATGATGCTTAGAATTACCAGTAGAGTATGTCACAGTAGAAGTACTGTTACGGTAGAAGAAAGACAAGAGGTAAAAGCTAAAGGTATTAACTATGATAAAGAAAAATTTTGTATGATCCCCCCGGGCTCTATAAAAGCACAAATTTTCATGAGAGAAAGGTTAAACAAACTTGAAGAGTATGCTTATACTACGGACTTAAATAGGCTGGAACTGAAGGAAGATACAGATACCCTTATCATTACATCGGGCTTAGTATATTATAACCTTAAGGAATTAGATCCCAATGCAAGCATATGGAAACTAGGTTTAATTTATCCTATTTCCGAAAAAAAGGCGAAGGAAATTACCAGCAAGTTTAAAAAAGTTATTGTTATAGAAGAAATGATGCCCTTTATAGAAAATGAATTGAAGCTCATGGGTATCCATTGTGAAGGTAAGAAACACTTTTCCTTTACAGGGGAATTAGATATACAAAATATAGCCGAAGGGCTTTATGAAGCAGGAATCTTGCCAGAAAAGAAGGTTTATGCAAAACGTTTTGTAGAGACTGTTCCTAGAGCACCGTTATTTTGTACAGGATGCCCCCATAGGCCTACTTTTGATCTACTAAAAAAATCTAAGGCAAAGGTTGTAATTGGAGATATTGGCTGCTATTCTCTAGCGATGTTGTTCCCCTTTGAACAGTCCAATATTATTATCAGTATGGGTGCTAGTATTGGCATAACAAAGGGACTGAGGAAGGCTATGTCAAAAGATGATCAAGATGAGCCTTTGGTGGCGGTGATTGGAGATGGTACCTTTTTTCACTCTGGATTATCTACCTTTGTGAATATGTTACATAGGAAGGAAGACAAGGAGAATATCACTTTGATTGTTTTAGATAACAGAACCACGGCTATGACTGGCGGTCAGCCTAATGCCAGTTCTGGTCTTTACAATGAAAGAGACGATATGAAAGTGGGGATTAAAACCCTCTTAGAATCCTTGGGATTTGACAGAGTCAAGGAAATCAATCAATATGATTACAAAGCTGCGGAAAAAATATTTAAGGAAGAAATCGCCTATGAAGGGCTATCTATTATCGTGGCAAATGGTCCATGTGCACTAAAATATAATATGGAAAAACCCCACTTTTACGTGGACCCTAATATATGTATTAGCTGTAGAGCTTGTATAAGAACCAATTGTCCACCGCTTAGAATGATAAAATATGAAGGTATAGAAAAATTAAAGTCTTCTATTGATAAAGACATGTGTGTAGGGTGTAGTGTATGTGCTCAAGTCTGTCCCGTAAATGCTATTAAGTCTTCGAAAAATATAGGTAGGGAGGATGAGAAAGTTGACAACTAA